From a single Oreochromis niloticus isolate F11D_XX linkage group LG4, O_niloticus_UMD_NMBU, whole genome shotgun sequence genomic region:
- the LOC109201783 gene encoding uncharacterized protein LOC109201783, which yields MLIDSNENQKKKNLQNKNVWKSSFKTAIAGLDLSPGGELDLLVRYLGKDSAKQAKQMRAVNIRCPEVGLAMTWDRLEEVYGFPEAVEQALFQKVDSFPKITLKEPYKLRDLADLMLELEAAKLDGYLPGLSYLDTSRGIQAIVEKLPYNLQEKWMNIGSKYKHNYGVSFPPFTVFVNFIRTEARTRTDPSFSVRSPNQPITTERRHMHERFPKEPISVHKTQVQDKADAEKSKCAVNPNKQCPIHNKPHPLKRCRGFREKPLEERKQILKKLNVCFRCCSSTDHLAKNCESEITCTECDSKNHISALHPGPAPRESKSPPSPQQGGESDKADTQEVTSRCTEVCGEGVSARECSKITLVNVYPAGHREQTKKMYAILDDQSNRSLARSQFFDVFQIQGESRPYMLKMCAGLTGVSGRSASGFIVESVNGKASLPLPTLLECNDIPDNRSEIPTPEAAHHHAHLRQIANLIPPLDPNANILLLLGRDMLRVHKVREQINGPDDAPFAQRLDMGWVVVGDVCLDGVHRPPHVNSYKTFV from the coding sequence ATGCTGATAGACTCAAAcgaaaaccaaaagaaaaagaatttacaaaataaaaatgtctggaAATCATCTTTCAAAACCGCAATTGCAGGGTTAGACCTTTCACCAGGAGGAGAGCTGGATTTGCTGGTGCGCTACCTTGGTAAAGATTCAGCCAAACAAGCCAAACAAATGAGAGCTGTCAATATCAGATGCCCTGAAGTTGGTTTAGCTATGACTTGGGACAGACTTGAAGAAGTATATGGCTTCCCAGAAGCTGTAGAGCAAGCTCTCTTTCAAAAGGTAGACAGCTTCCCTAAAATCACACTTAAAGAGCCTTATAAACTCCGTGATCTTGCTGACCTAATGTTAGAGCTAGAGGCAGCTAAGCTGGATGGTTACTTACCTGGCTTGTCGTACTTAGACACATCAAGAGGGATCCAAGCGATAGTCGAAAAATTGCCGTACAATCTACAAGAAAAGTGGATGAATATTGGCTCAAAGTACAAGCACAATTATGGCGTCAGCTTTCCCCCCTTTACTGTGTTTGTCAACTTCATTCGCACTGAAGCCAGAACACGAACTGACCCTAGCTTCAGCGTTCGCAGCCCTAACCAACCCATAACAACAGAACGAAGACACATGCATGAAAGGTTCCCCAAAGAGCCCATATCTGTTCACAAAACTCAAGTACAGGACAAGGCAGATGCAGAAAAATCCAAATGTGCTGTGAATCCAAATAAACAGTGCCCAATTCACAACAAGCCTCATCCCCTGAAAAGGTGCAGAGGGTTCAGAGAGAAACCCTTGGAAGAGCGCAAACAGATTCTCAAAAAATTAAACGTCTGCTTTCGCTGCTGCTCATCTACTGACCATCTAGCCAAGAACTGTGAATCAGAAATCACGTGCACTGAGTGTGACAGCAAGAATCACATTTCTGCCCTCCACCCAGGTCCAGCACCACGGGAGTCTAAATCGCCCCCTTCCCCACAGCAAGGCGGGGAGAGTGACAAAGCAGACACCCAAGAAGTCACGTCTCGGTGTACTGAGGTGTGTGGAGAAGGAGTGAGCGCCAGAGAATGTTCAAAAATCACACTAGTGAATGTATATCCTGCTGGACACAGAgagcaaacaaagaaaatgtatgCAATCTTGGACGATCAGAGTAATCGATCGTTGGCACGTTCCCAGttctttgatgtttttcagATCCAAGGAGAGAGTCGCCCGTACATGTTAAAGATGTGTGCCGGACTCACAGGAGTATCAGGAAGAAGTGCTTCTGGCTTTATAGTAGAGTCAGTGAATGGAAAGGCAAGTCTTCCTCTGCCAACACTCCTCGAATGTAACGACATTCCAGATAACCGCTCTGAGATACCAACTCCAGAAGCTGCCCATCACCACGCCCATCTACGACAGATTGCTAACTTGATCCCGCCATTAGACCCAAACGCCAACATACTACTATTGCTGGGACGAGACATGCTTCGAGTCCACAAAGTCCGGGAGCAAATAAACGGCCCAGACGACGCCCCATTTGCTCAGAGACTCGACATGGGTTGGGTTGTGGTAGGTGATGTCTGTCTTGATGGAGTGCACAGACCCCCACACGTGAACAGCTATAAGACTTTTGTATAA
- the LOC109201962 gene encoding dynein regulatory complex subunit 4, protein MSQESLNDLPSGSHSREESLMLQLEASEMSLSQVYRDIGLHFEYTRRITAEQKEELENIKKENTDLKETLNNIKKENTDLREELENIEKENADLRKGFENNRKDNTELREELKNRREELKNSSEELENSRKDNAELKEELEISRKDNAELREQLENSRKDNQELKNSREELEKSRKDNAELKEELEISWKVNAELREQLKNSRKANAELMKTVENNQRLLKVGSGLATVAIVVPAACWAISKLFG, encoded by the coding sequence atgtcacaggAATCATTAAATGACTTACCTTCTGGAAGCCATAGTAGAGAGGAATCACTAATGCTGCAGCTTGAGGCTAGTGAGATGAGCCTGTCTCAGGTTTACAGAGACATAGGGCTTCATTTTGAGTACACCCGTAGAATAACTGCAGAACAAAAGGAAGAGCTTGAAAAtattaagaaagaaaacacagatcTCAAGGAAACGCTCAATAAtattaagaaagaaaacacagatcTCAGGGAAGAGCTCGAAAATATTGAGAAAGAAAACGCAGATCTCAGGAAAGGGTTCGAGAATAACAGGAAAGACAACACagagctcagagaagagctcaaaAATAGAAGGGAAGAGCTCAAAAATAGCAGTGAAGAGCTCGAAAATAGCAGGAAAGACAATGCAGAGCTCAAGGAAGAGCTCGAAATTAGCAGGAAAGACAACGCAGAGCTCAGGGAACAGCTCGAAAATAGCAGGAAAGACAACCAAGAGCTCAAAAATAGCAGGGAAGAGCTCGAAAAAAGCAGGAAAGACAACGCAGAGCTCAAGGAAGAGCTCGAAATTAGCTGGAAAGTCAACGCAGAGCTCAGGGAACAGCTCAAAAATAGCAGGAAAGCGAATGCAGAACTCATGAAAACTGTGGAAAATAATCAGCGCCTACTTAAAGTAGGTTCAGGTCTTGCCACAGTGGCCATTGTTGTTCCTGCAGCTTGCTGGGCCATCTCAAAGCTTTTTGGCTGA